The Nostoc cf. commune SO-36 genomic sequence GTATAGCTTTGATCCCCAACGGTTGGGGAGGAACTCTTATCAGAGTTTTATTTTCTTCTACTGTAATTATTTGGCATCGTCTTTGGCTTAAACTTAGTAAAGCACTGCTACCACAAGCAGTTGCAGGTGCGATCGCAGCATCTACTTCATCTGCCCAAATATCTCTTTTTTCTGATGCAGTCGCTCCTTTATCTATTATAAATTGTGGGGCACGACTTAATCCTACAAGGACGCACGGCAAAAAAGTATAGCCTAATTCTTCGGCGGCAGAACGCGGAGATAAATCAGGTTGTGGAGGTTCGCTCAAAAGGGCGGGAGAATGGGCGCAAGGAATTTGAAAGGTTCGCACTAGCAAATGGCTAATTACGGCTTCTGCACCCGCCAGAGAATCTACGCCCTCACCCTGACGATATTTTTGTACTGCTTCCTCATCCATATCATCGGGGAAACGGGCAACAACTGCGATCGCTTCTGCCCCCGCTTTTTTAATTAATATCTCGGCTGCCCGTAATAAACTATCTGGGTTGCCAATTGTCCCCCAACTCGTTCCCGATGCTGTAGTACGCAATTCTACATTTAATGGGGCATCTGTAATTACATAATCTGTTAAAGTCAATCCTAGAGTTGCTCTGACTGCATCGGCGGCTTGTATATGTCGTAGCCGTAACTCGGCTCAATACCTTGGTCTAAAAGCAAACCCACTTTGTTGTTACGGACTGGACGCAAACCCCAGCATCCAGAGGCGAATTTGTCAAGCCCGTAACCTTCAACATAGAAAGCGTTAGGAAGGTTCCAGTATAAACTTGCGCCATTGAGGACATTGGGGTGAGTAATTAGGCGATCGCAAACCTGTGCTATGACTCTAGCAACAGGTAAAGCATCTCCTGCATAACCCCCAATGGCAGCCCCAACGCCTGTTGGTACGATTAAGATAGCGGTGTATGGACGATTCATTTTAAGTTATTTCCCACTCTCCAGGGCTATTTCGTTCTAAACACAAACTGCCCAGAACTAAAGTCCGTTAAAACGGGCTATAACCTTTTCTTAGTCGTCTTAAGACGACTTTTGCTATTAGACTCAGAATTAATTCTGAGGCGGGCTAGATGAAAATGAAATAACCTTTGCCCACTCTCAACTTTTAACTCCTAACTCAATACTGGCTTAATGCCTCGCTATCGTTAACAGCACTTTTTGTCACCACAGCTTCAACTGTAGCTTTTTGTTCATCAGCATCCACAGAAGTAACTGCCCAACGCAGAGGTTCGCCTTGTTTCTTCAACTCTGTTTCAATTACTTCTAGTAACTCTGCGGGAGTTTCTTGTAAATCAATTTCTGCGGTAATAAAATGAGTAGTCATTTTGGTAAATCCTGTTGATTTGTAGTTTCTAGAATAGCTGATTTCATCTGCAATGAAATACTTGCGTAATTTATCAGATTTGGTAATTTCCGTGAACAGTTATTCAGTTATGAATAATCATCCGATATACTGATAACTGTTCACTAATTATTTGCCTTTGCCAAATTGTAACTGATAAAGTGCATCTTCTTTTTCCGTCTGAATTTTCAAATCAGAAAGGGGTTTGGCAATACAAAGCAATACGTAACCTTGCTTTTGCAAATCTGGACTAACGCCCATACCATCAGTTTGATCCACAGTTCCCTCGCTTATTTGACCGGCGCAAGTTGTGCAAACACCTGCATTACAAGAACTCGGCAGTTCCAAACCAGCAGCTTCGGCAACTGATAAGATCGTTTCATTTTCAGGAACTTGCAAGGTATGAATTTTGCCTTGGTGATCAATTTCTACGGTGTAAGTTTTGGGCATATACAAAAGAAGCGTGATGCAACGGACAAATGTATTAGTTTATCTGAATTAGTTAAAAA encodes the following:
- a CDS encoding 2Fe-2S iron-sulfur cluster-binding protein encodes the protein MPKTYTVEIDHQGKIHTLQVPENETILSVAEAAGLELPSSCNAGVCTTCAGQISEGTVDQTDGMGVSPDLQKQGYVLLCIAKPLSDLKIQTEKEDALYQLQFGKGK